CGaatcaattaaatgttttatagaatttattgcaattaatcacatgttaatatttgctgagaaaggcccctgaataaagataatttaatataaataatacataattataaaTCTAATTTATTTAGTTCAGATATATTTTCCATTACTGGCAAGTAAAGTATTGATtaggcaatacaaaaagtggcctTAAGCCTAAGGTATACTTCCGTTTTGACAAACACTTCAAACGCTAGCCTGGCCAAAAGCGTTTgcgtttttatttaaaaaaaaatcgcatTTCTTACCATACACGGCCAACCTGCCAAGCGGTTTATATGACATCTTCAATGCCGCCACCCATCTGcgctatttataattatatttttggtcTATGTACATAAAGTGTGCGTCAGACGGACGCTGACTGCTTTTCAGCATTGTAAATGGcacatttttaggatgctgtgttaaGTTTAAATTAGTTGACACTACAAAAATCGCATCTCGAGATccttgcattctgttgtgctttgtGTCATCCTGgctctttttctgtttgtttagtttgtttgagGCATGTTGACTGCCCCATGTGCCTTTTAAAACACCTAATTACAGTAAATGATACATAAACTTCAAGCTTGAACGGCtccaaaaatagaaaaacacgTAGTAACACAATGTACGTACgggtcagggggcatgattaattgcatacattttaatgcattaatttgtaATCACACTAAATTGATGCATTAATTCAACAGTCCTAGTTATTATACTACAAAAGTAATGATACACAGTTTGTGGAGAGAGAAATTTTCCTCCTGATGTCACCATTTACTGTACAGAACAAGCATGACTCAATTCAAGTCATGTGATCTACAGCTGGTTGACACAGTCCCAGAGTCGAGAACTAATCGACTAGTCGGTGTAATCCTTAATGAATTGCCTGCAAAGAGATGTGTGGAGACAGGGCAAAAGCATAGTATTTTCCAGTAAGAAATACTGGAGTCCCGGTCAATTCAGGAGCTCCTTCGCTAAGTCAGCAGTACAATCTTGCATCTGTATCTCAAGTAATTGGATGCCACATTCTGTCGGTAAGAGCTTCTGAACTCCACGGCCTGTTAACTGGATGTGTTTGAACCACTGAGGCCTAGAGCTTGGGCTGGCTTGCTCTGTGTCCGTGGGGAAAGCCCCTGTATCCCTCTTCAAACTTGTTTGCTGTCCGTTGGCCACACATATTTTTGGAGGCTTTTACTTTTGATGTTCCCTACTTTTGAAAAACAGAATATTCAGAGCAGCCTCTTCCTCTCCATTTGTGCACATTCTCACTGTTAACCAAATAAGCAAAGAGACCATAAAACAGCAGGTTTGTGCCATACATCACCAACATGCAGCGTTTTCCCCTGAAGCTAATTCATTATTTACAGATTATCTCTCTTGCTATGACTCACCGTGGCACATTATGTATAGCAGAGGCGCCAGGGTTTGACAGAGCGCCTTTCCAGACAGTCAGCAGTTATTGACCCGTGTCTCTGAGGTTTTGATCATGCATTTGCAGGATCTTGTATGATCAAATACCTGATAGAATGGATTGGATTGGAGAGGAATGGATTACGTGTCATTTCGTGCTGGTGGTGTTGTACATACTTGTTCAAATAAGTGTGATTGTGGTACGCCCTGTTGAGAGCAGATTCTCAGAATCAATTAGAATCTTTGCTACGATAGATTCTGACTTTTGATGAACATGTTCCATTCCAAAACCTAAGAGCGCTACCTTGCTTTCTACATTGACAACTGCTTTTTAAAACCACATCCTAACTGACATAGAACCTCATAATTTGGAAAGCTCTACACAGGCAACAACTTGTGTGTAATATAAAAAGCACTCCTCATGCGAAGCTCGTAGGTTTTGGTTAAATAGTCCTTATTTTACTGGATTGAACTATTCATTTTTCAATATTgtgaaaataagtatatttatactAAACATAAGTTCTTTAGTTTTGTCCAATATCTTGGATGAATATTTTCTATGCTGCCTGAGGGAccattcacaccaaatgtgttgtTCTGCTATAGATGGATGTCTTTGTCTGTTGTGGTGcatctcgctgttttttcagATGCCGTGTCAAGTTGAAAAGAactaaaacgtaaaaaaaaactttttgttctATTCAATATGCTGTGTCTTGCATTTGTTTCATGCAATATTGTATTTGGTCAGCCAACCAAAAAAGATGTCTTGTACCTTTTGGTACTGTTTTTGCATTGGGAACGAGCCTATGATACCTTAAAATGCTGCTTATAGGCCTAAAAGccagttcactaggttttggaacagagcctaaATGTATCCAGTATTTGTAACTGTTCCACAGAGTTAAGTGTTCTCAAATGGTCTTGTGGTCAAACAGGTAATAGAGCAGATTTCTCAGCATCAGCACAGAGACGGATCATGGACGTGGTGAACACTGCACATGTCCGGCAGAGCATGCTAGAAGCAGAATGCTCGGAGGTCCTAGACTCCGATGGTATGGTGCCAAATGACACTTGGATCTTTCCTCTTGTGCAAATGAAGCCCCTGGGCATTTCTTTGGATGAGCAAGTAACAAAGCGACTACTGACAGAGGCAGGTGGAGACTCAACTGTCTACCTGACATCTGGTTACTTCAACTTAACACACACCTACATGCAGCTGGTGCTGGGTGCTGCAGCAGACTACCGTATTCTCATGGCCTCACCAGAGGTTAATGGGTTTTTTGGGGCCAAAGGAGTAGCAGGAGCCATCCCTGAGGCCTACGTTCATCTTGCCCGCCAGTTCTACAACCAGGTGTGCACGTCTTTACAGTATAGCACATTGTAATGGTGGGTCAGCAAAGACAAATCAGTGCTTCTTCTGCTAATATATTGTATGTTGAAACGTTTATTGTTTTTCCTAGTATTGAtttctttaaaggaatggttcgcccaaaatattttttttattatttactcaccattttattgttccaaacccgtatgacatgCATTCTTTCACGGAACACAAAATTAGCAATTTCGaagttgctcttttccatgcagttACATTGAGTGGGGATTCAAAAGCCTCTGAAATTTAGCAAAAACACCATGAGAGTGGTACATATAACtcttgcactatattccaagtcttctgaagccatttgataTGTTTCTGTGAGGAAAAGACCAAaatttgtccttttgtgttccacagaagaaagtcatgagggtgagtaaaagaagACAGAATTCTTATTTATATGTAAACTATTAGTTTAATCATTCTGCTCTCACTTCTGCGTACTGTATTGTTGGTTTAAAAGTAAAATGCACCACAGCCTGTCCATTTCAGGTGTGCCAACTGGGTCGGCAGAGTCGTGTCCACTTGCATGAATACCACCGTCCTGATTGGACCTTCCATGCTAAAGGTAGGTGTTTATCTTatgcacttttttgtttttgtgtttttagcaGTGAAGTAGCAAGTTCTCAATTCCCCAAACCTTGGGTGTAACAGGAAACTTGCAATGTAATGGACAGAGCAGGTTTCCCAGCACCTTCTATCTGATTGAATAGCCTCTGAGTTCTTCCTGGACTGCTTCAGGATACAGAGGCTGCCAGACACATGTGATGTTTTCTCTGTAAACCAGAGGTACACTTTGGCCACGTTTTTTTGGCTGTTGTTGAATGTTGAGCTATTTCAGCTTTACTGTTTCAGTATGTTATTTAAGACCAATCAAATGCACCACAGAGCCAAAAGTAACTCCATCACATCTGTGTTATTTCTCAACCTGCTGCCGGTTTCTGTAACTGGAAACTTTTTCTGTTTGATTAAATATGCATTCATcgatttgtaatttttatttgtttgtttgtatttatcCTAATGAGCTGCATTTGAAGATGTTGTTCAATTACTGTAAACATACTCATGTGAAGTAGATACTATATTAATGTCTTGCTTGGTGACTGCAAACTGTCTACAGTACAGAATAATGAACTGCTGTACTTGGCCCAAGTATTGTTTGTTCcaataattaacaataataaaaatggagCCATTGTTTGAACaatggtgtcttttatcatagtGCTGTTGCAGGCtttttatatatgcaatacaCCACCCTAGTCTGTGAGTTAAGCCCAAAATATagggtgtgttccattcagaagtaaTCTTCCCTATACCCTATTCCTTCAAAAACTTTGCCATCCATTCAGAGAGCTTTTTATAGGCTAATAAGTGTGGGGCTTAAAAATAATGTTCATTTGGAACTGACTTTTCAGATCATTtgtttattggaaattctgtttggaacaacTTTACAGCATGGCTTTCATGATTGTTctccttcaaagtgccctttgaAGGCATCATTAATTAAGGGAATTTTAACCAATCTTGCCACACAACCTCTCATGGATTATTGCTTAATTAACCGGTGGTCTCATACACTTTTACAAAAAAACCTTCCTGGAAGGACAGAATAGAATAGTGATGGCCCAGAGATAAAACAAGAAAACCTGGGTTAGTCAGTTAGTGGAATTCAATTTCATGCTCTCATTGAGAAGTCCAGCTTATTAGATAAAGCCTTGTCATGCCATCATTTCTTGTAAACAGTGAAGTAGAAGTGGGAAAAGACCAGGTGCAGAGGTCCCCACAGTTGAGCTAGAAAAAGAATCATTGACCATTAGCTGCCGTTCTGACGCTGGCCTTCGCCCTACTGAGGCCTGTGCACCTCAACAAAAACAATAAGCTGGACTTTGTTATGGACAACTTGACCAAGTAGAAGGGAGATTTTACAGCTCCCCTGGTTGATGACATGCTTGCTTGTAATGgtttgaaattgaattttgtgTTAATAAGCTTAAAGGCATATGTAGCCACATAAGAGGGTTAATTGATGCTGGCTCTGTGTGTATAAGGAAGTCCTAAGGAATATATTTTTCAAGGATTCCCGGCAGTTGTGTTACCTGATGTTCAACTTCCAGCAGGAAGAATGTTACCTCAGGCCAAGGTGTTTATTGTTGTCACTTGTTTGAAGTGGCAAGCAATTCCTGCTGCCTAGTTTGGTTGTAGGTAACTGACTAAAATTTAattattaagcaatatcacacaagcaagactGCTGTTGTTTTATATAGGCATGGCTGTGATTCACGAAAGGCTCTCccgttatttttattgttttaattttacGGTTTTGGCGAACTATGAATGTCTTAAGTGGTTAGAAAATGTCATGTTATGGGTGTTTCCTCTAAGGGCTGTTCAGACACTACACCTTTTTGAGCTCATGTGACTGTCACGGACACTGAAATGGCTAAATTGGATTACGTATAGCAATTTGATGACGCTGACAATGCTGGTGCCTTTTCATTTTGAAAAGAACCAAACATCACAGGATGTGGCAGTAAGTCACAAAGTCTTTTCATTAAATGGTATTCCCTATAGACTTGCTAATTGTTTTTCCTTATAGAGTGGTATTTAGTGTAAGGGCAGACCGTTTTCTAGTAATTATGAAGTATTTGCTTTGCACCTGGGCTCATCATTTCATACCTGATTAATTTCAGGTCAAATTTTCACTCTTCACAGGATTGTGGTACTATGTGGGAAGAAGAGATCGCCCCTGCCTCACGCTTGTTGGCTCTCCAAATTTTGGGTATCGCTCTGTGCACAGAGATCTGGAGGCTCAGATTGCCATAATAACAGAGAATGAGGAACTCCAGAACCTATTGCAACAGGTTAGATTCCCTCTATGGTCTCAATGGGTGCCATATGATGATATTGGAATAATTTGCTAATTTCTGTTTTAAATACGGAagggataatgtatagtcagTCGGTCATTATCACTAAATAATTAAGCCTGAAGGGGGTAATAATGACTAGTTAAATGTATACTATGCTActtgacaaatatttattttgaaaatattggttgagctgaaattattttatgtgaGGGAGAGAGAACGTGTAGTGATACGAGAGACATGGAGCTAGCATAGCTATGTATGACATTGATCACATTTTGCAGTCGttatacaaaaatattgtatattctgtgagtggccaatcagaatcaaatattcCATGTAATAATGTGCTATTAAATAAGACCACACCCTTTCTCTTACCAAAGACTAATGGAGTCAGATTATCTTTCATACCCCAAACTGAATTACACATAAAGGATACGACGAAGCCATTTATCTTTCATGGTGATTCTGGGAATGTCTTATATAGGCTACAATAAAGCTAGACTAATTAGCAGTGTCATAAGCTTTAATTGTTCCTGAAGTGAGATTCCTGTAATTTTCACTTATCAGGTGGTGAAAGATCAGTTAATATCAGCGCCATATTAATCTTTACAAACAGAGCTAATCGCAATGACATAACATCTGTACATCatgtgatttaaatatttaaacaagctGGTCTCAGTTCTGAAACTTCTGAACACACAAAACCTTATTTTCTGTCCTCTCCAGGAGCAGGAGATGTTGTATCAGGGCTCTACAGAAGTATTGGGTTCAACATTTAATCAGCCTGACCACTATGTAAAATTATGGGTTAAACTGATAACACCACTCATCAAGAACTTCTTCTGAAAAACAGCAGGCCAGGGTTGACAGATCTCTCACAATCCATGAAAGGTTGGTTGCTGAAATGCCTCTTCTATAAAATGCTATAGAAGACCAGGCACATTATGGTGAAATATAATATGTCTAATTTCAGACAAGAGTAATGTGTTGGTGGTATTGTGTTCGCTTCAATATGCAGAAGCATAAATGAGGTTTTTGCATGAAAGTCTCTCAAGGTAGTAGCCATAAGCATATAAAAAACAGCATTCAGCGTTTTATTCCATTTCCAAATGAATGACTTGGCTCACTTGCACTCAGTAAACTCAGACTTTCCCCGAAGATGGTTATTCAAAACCCCAGCCTGCCAGACAGTGGGTTCTTAAGAATTCACATTGTCACTCCAGTGGTTCCTTCGACCCAAATCCCCATCACACAAGCCAGTGTAGAGT
This window of the Xyrauchen texanus isolate HMW12.3.18 chromosome 40, RBS_HiC_50CHRs, whole genome shotgun sequence genome carries:
- the LOC127633869 gene encoding CDP-diacylglycerol--glycerol-3-phosphate 3-phosphatidyltransferase, mitochondrial-like isoform X2, whose translation is MADYVPAFRVPGGRIHILNSPDEFYQTMKARIKTAKSRVVMASLYLGTGPLEQDLVDCMEVALERSQEDDAPDLKVSFLMDYTRGSRGKHNSRTMLLPLLQRFPEQMRVSLYHTPDLRGLLRLLVPERFNETIGVQHIKVYLFDDSLIISGANLSDSYFTNRQDRYVLLEDCREVADFFAELVGAVGDVSLQLHSDNSVHMMEGMVHPYKGNRADFSASAQRRIMDVVNTAHVRQSMLEAECSEVLDSDGMVPNDTWIFPLVQMKPLGISLDEQVTKRLLTEAGGDSTVYLTSGYFNLTHTYMQLVLGAAADYRILMASPEVNGFFGAKGVAGAIPEAYVHLARQFYNQVCQLGRQSRVHLHEYHRPDWTFHAKGLWYYVGRRDRPCLTLVGSPNFGYRSVHRDLEAQIAIITENEELQNLLQQEQEMLYQGSTEVLGSTFNQPDHYVKLWVKLITPLIKNFF